One genomic segment of Suricata suricatta isolate VVHF042 chromosome 16, meerkat_22Aug2017_6uvM2_HiC, whole genome shotgun sequence includes these proteins:
- the CBFA2T3 gene encoding protein CBFA2T3, with the protein MSLAPPVLQSSCSTPQGPRTSGPVDGKDKAAAMPDSPAEVKTQPRSTPPSMPPPPPAASQGAARLPPFTPHTMMNGSHSPTAVNGAPSTPSGFSNGPAASCSASLSTQQLPPACGARQLSKLKRFLTALQQFGSDISLEIGERVRTLVLGLVNSTLTIEEFHSKLQEATNFPLRPFVIPFLKANLPLLQRELLHCARLAKQTPAQYLAQHEQLLLDANASSPIDSSELLLEVNENGKRRTPDRTKENGSDRDPLPPDHISKRPCTLSPAQRYSPSHGPPQPTPPPHYRLEDMAMAHHFRDPYRHHEPRELRERHRQLAVHGSRQEEVIDHRLTEREWAEEWKHLNNLLNCIMDMAEKTRRSLTVLRQCQEADREELSRWARRYSDSEDTKKGPGPAAARPLSSSVGAEGSQLDAHREFMPRTLSGYMPEEIWRKAEEAVNEVKRQAMSELQKAVSDAERKAHELISTERAKMERALAEARRQASEDALTVINQQEDSSESCWNCGRKASETCSGCNAARYCGSFCQHKDWEKHHHVCGQSLQGPVAAVADPGPGQPDATSGLGPCPAVDPSATTPSGPTGSGPLGAGHCCCCFSPKENGTDTNCINATSSATWRRPRLDLELRRDLPLSFSQQGAVAVARKSKDESGIWALAEAVEGCPPQFILSLNHHLSLHHSPLYTPHMDLSSPIEPTQPGLSPSALGTPLSTEPRAASPRPSVF; encoded by the exons TGGACGGGAAGGACAAGGCAGCAGCGATGCCCGACTCTCCGGCCGAGGTGAAGACGCAGCCCCGCTCCACGCCCCCCAGCATGCCGCCCCCGCCGCCTGCCGCGTCCCAGGGGGCTGCTCGGCTCCCGCCCTTCACGCCCCACACAA TGATGAACGGCAGCCACTCGCCCACGGCCGTCAACGGAGCGCCGTCCACGCCCAGCGGCTTCAGCAATGGCCCGGCCGCCTCGTGCTCCGCCTCGCTGTCCACGCAGCAGCTGCCCCCGGCCTGCGGTGCGCGGCAGCTCAGCAAGCTCAAGCGCTTCCTCACCGCCCTGCAGCAGTTCGGCAGCGACATCTCCCTGGAGATCGGCGAGCGCGTGCGCACGCTGGTGCTGGGGCTCGTG AACTCCACGCTGACCATCGAGGAGTTCCATTCCAAGCTCCAGGAGGCCACCAACTTCCCTCTGCGTCCGTTCGTCATCCCCTTCCTGAAG GCCAACCTCCCCCTGCTGCAGAGGGAGCTCCTGCACTGTGCCCGCCTGGCCAAGCAGACCCCCGCCCAGTACCTGGCCCAGCATGAGCAGCTCCTGCTGGACGCCAACGCCTCCTCCCCCATCGACTCCTCGGAGCTCCTTCTGGAAGTCAACGAAAACGGCAAGAGGAGGACACCTGACCG GACCAAAGAGAATGGGTCAGACCGTGACCCGCTGCCCCCCGACCACATCAGCAAGCGGCCGTGCACCCTGAGCCCCGCCCAGCGCTACAGCCCCAGCCACGGGCCGCCGCAGCCCACGCCGCCGCCGCACTACCGCCTGGAGGACATGGCCATGGCCCACCACTTCCGGGACCCCTACCGCCACCACGAGCCCCGGGAGCTGCGGGAGCGCCATCGGCAGCTCG CGGTACACGGGTCCCGGCAGGAGGAAGTGATCGACCACCGCCTCACGGAACGGGAGTGGGCAGAGGAGTGGAAGCACCTCAACAAC CTTCTGAACTGCATCATGGACATGGCCGAGAAGACACGGCGGTCCCTGACGGTGCTGCGCCAGTGCCAGGAGGCCGACCGCGAGGAGCTGAGCCGCTGGGCCCGGCGCTACAGCGACTCCGAGGACACCAAGAAGGGCCCCGGGCCTGCCGCCGCCCGGCCCCTCAGCAGCTCCGTGGGCGCAGAGGGCTCGCAGCTAG ACGCCCACCGGGAGTTCATGCCCAGGACCCTCTCTGGCTACATGCCTGAGGAGATTTGGAGGAAGGCTG AAGAGGCTGTGAATGAGGTGAAGCGACAGGCCATGTCCGAGCTGCAAAAAGCTGTGTCGGACGCCGAGCGGAAGGCCCACGAGCTCATCAGCACGGAGCGCGCCAAGATGGAGAGGGCCCTGGCGGAGGCTCGGCGGCAGGCCTCCGAAGACGCCCTGACCGTCATCAACCAGCAGGAGGACTCCAGCGAG AGCTGCTGGAACTGCGGGCGCAAGGCCAGCGAGACCTGCAGCGGGTGCAACGCGGCGCGCTACTGCGGCTCCTTCTGCCAGCACAAGGACTGGGAGAAGCACCACCACGTGTGCGGCCAGAGCCTGCAGGGCCCCGTGGCCGCCGTGGCCGACCCGGGGCCCGGACAGCCTGACGCCACCTCCGGCCTGGGCCCCT GCCCGGCCGTCGACCCCTCGGCCACCACACCCTCCGGGCCCACCGGCTCCGGCCCCCTGGGAGCCGgacactgctgctgctgcttctctccaaaagaaaatggaaccgACACAAACTGCATCAACGCAACCTCCTCAGCAACCTGGCGGCGCCCCCGCCTTGACCTCGAGCTCCGCAGAGACCTCCCGCTGAGCTTCAGCCAGCAGGGCGCCGTGGCCGTGGCCCGC AAAAGCAAGGACGAGTCTGGGATCTGGGCTCTCGCTGAGGCCGTGGAAGGCTGCC CTCCCCAATTCATACTTTCACTTAATCACCACCTGTCTCTCCACCATTCACCCCTATACACGCCACACATGGATCTGTCTTCTCCAATCGAACCTACACAGCCAGGCCTCAGTCCATCTGCCCTGGGCACCCCTCTGTCCACCGAACCCAGAGCAGCATCACCACGTCCCTCAGTGTTCTAA
- the PABPN1L gene encoding embryonic polyadenylate-binding protein 2 isoform X1 translates to MWPILSHTLFPPPTQAWLQRASSDPEAQGWGAWSRAEKPLPEPGGGGGKEEEPGEAEDDPEDAGFPLSLLEGENLAESPEPDQELEAIKLRLWAMEQAQGREPPGVRGQAGDEEGAEAPLARQLLSPEAGCTCPGPPVEQVESDHRSIYVGNVDYGGTAEELEAYFNPCGEVHRVTILCDKFSGHPKGYAYIEFAAESAAQAAVELDQSIFRGRVIKVLPKRTNLPGISSTDRGGFRGQPGTRGPFPRSSLQGGARFRPRGRNRGRGRFSPWYSPY, encoded by the exons ATGTGGCCCATCCTCAGCCACACTCTCTTCCCACCCCCGACCCAGGCCTGGCTGCAAAGGGCTTCCTCGGACCctgaggcccagggctggggggccTGGAGCAGGGCTGAGAAGCCCCTTCCagagccagggggtgggggcgggaaggaggaggagccaggggaAGCAGAGGATGATCCGGAAGATGCAGGCTTCCCGCTGTCTCTCCTGGAGGGGGAGAACCTGGCCGAGTCCCCGGAACCTGACCAG GAGCTGGAGGCCATCAAACTGCGGCTGTGGGCTATGGAGCAGGCCCAAGGACGGGAGCCGCCCGGGGTGCGGGGCCAGGCCGGGGACGAGGAGGGGGCTGAGGCCCCACTGGCCAGGCAGCTGCTGAGCCCCGAGGCAG GCTGCACCTGCCCTGGGCCCCCCGTGGAGCAGGTGGAGTCAGACCACAGATCCATCTACGTGGGGAAt GTGGACTACGGGGGCACGGCTGAGGAGCTAGAAGCCTACTTCAACCCCTGCGGGGAGGTCCACCGGGTCACCATCCTCTGTGACAAGTTCTCTGGACACCCCAAGGG CTACGCCTACATCGAGTTTGCTGCGGAGAGCGCCGCCCAGGCCGCAGTGGAGCTGGACCAAAGCATCTTCCGGGGCCGAGTCATCAAG GTGCTGCCCAAAAGGACCAACTTGCCGGGGATCAGCTCTACGGACCGCGGGGGCTTCCGAGGACAACCAGGCACCAGAGGACCGTTCCCCCGCAGCAGCCTCCAGGGCGGGGCCCGCTTCAGACCTCGAGGGCGGAACCG GGGCCGTGGAAGGTTCTCACCTTGGTATTCGCCGTATTGA
- the PABPN1L gene encoding embryonic polyadenylate-binding protein 2 isoform X2: protein MWPILSHTLFPPPTQAWLQRASSDPEAQGWGAWSRAEKPLPEPGGGGGKEEEPGEAEDDPEDAGFPLSLLEGENLAESPEPDQELEAIKLRLWAMEQAQGREPPGVRGQAGDEEGAEAPLARQLLSPEAGCTCPGPPVEQVESDHRSIYVGNVDYGGTAEELEAYFNPCGEVHRVTILCDKFSGHPKGCCPKGPTCRGSALRTAGASEDNQAPEDRSPAAASRAGPASDLEGGTGAVEGSHLGIRRIEGRTRF from the exons ATGTGGCCCATCCTCAGCCACACTCTCTTCCCACCCCCGACCCAGGCCTGGCTGCAAAGGGCTTCCTCGGACCctgaggcccagggctggggggccTGGAGCAGGGCTGAGAAGCCCCTTCCagagccagggggtgggggcgggaaggaggaggagccaggggaAGCAGAGGATGATCCGGAAGATGCAGGCTTCCCGCTGTCTCTCCTGGAGGGGGAGAACCTGGCCGAGTCCCCGGAACCTGACCAG GAGCTGGAGGCCATCAAACTGCGGCTGTGGGCTATGGAGCAGGCCCAAGGACGGGAGCCGCCCGGGGTGCGGGGCCAGGCCGGGGACGAGGAGGGGGCTGAGGCCCCACTGGCCAGGCAGCTGCTGAGCCCCGAGGCAG GCTGCACCTGCCCTGGGCCCCCCGTGGAGCAGGTGGAGTCAGACCACAGATCCATCTACGTGGGGAAt GTGGACTACGGGGGCACGGCTGAGGAGCTAGAAGCCTACTTCAACCCCTGCGGGGAGGTCCACCGGGTCACCATCCTCTGTGACAAGTTCTCTGGACACCCCAAGGG GTGCTGCCCAAAAGGACCAACTTGCCGGGGATCAGCTCTACGGACCGCGGGGGCTTCCGAGGACAACCAGGCACCAGAGGACCGTTCCCCCGCAGCAGCCTCCAGGGCGGGGCCCGCTTCAGACCTCGAGGGCGGAACCG GGGCCGTGGAAGGTTCTCACCTTGGTATTCGCCGTATTGAAGGGAGGACCCGATTTTGa